The genomic DNA ATATGTTCGCTTTTTTCTTTTTCATGGCAGTCTTTATCCAAAAGATCTATAGAATTACGAAGCCCTGCAAGTAAAGGAATGCAAGATGTAGCTACTTCAAACTTCCTTGCATCATCATGAAAAAGATTATCTGAAGGCTCATAAATGCCTTGTTCTTTTTTTAATGATTTCCAACCAATTATTGTTGGATCTGTTTCATGAATAAATCTATCTGAGACATAAATGGCTCCAAGTCCTTCTGGTCCACATGCCCATTTATGAGAAGTTATTGAATATAAATCAGAATAAAAAACTTCTTTTTCAATATTTATGTGCCCAAAGGTTTGAGCACCATCAACAAGTAAATAAGAATCTGCTCGATTATTTTTTAATTCGATAGAAATTTGTTTTAAAGGAATTTTATATCCAAAGTTCCATAAGATATGAGAAATAATTAGTATCTTAGTCTTACTATTCAGATGTTTCAAAATCTCTAAAATTATATTTTCGTCGTTTAGATTTTTAAGTTTTTGGATCGGCAAAATTTTGAATATTAATTTATTTCTTCTACAAAATTCTCGACTTGCAGCCACTACTCCAGGATGTTCACAGTCACTTATTAACAGCTCTTCTCCCTCTTCTACTTTTATTCCCCAAAAGGGCAAAATCATACCGGAAGAGATATTCTCGGTTAAAGCTACATTCTTTGAATTTACACCTAATTTTTGTGCAATGATCCTTTTTGTGGTAAATATTTCTTTGTAAATAAAAGGCCACATATCATTAGTAAATGGTCCTAAATCTTGGATAATTTCCCACGTTTTAACTATGGCTTCTAAAGAAGATTTTGGTAATGGTCCTTGACCTCCATAGTTGAAATAATACTTATTTTTTAATGCTGGTATTTGATCTCTTAGATTATTTCTCATGGAAATTTAAGTTATATTTTTAAACTCTTGAATTTTTTAAATATTGCCTACTAAAGTTACTGTTCTAAATTCTATATCCTCAATTACTTTCCAAGGTTCAGCACTCCTTTCTGCAAATTCTAAATTTTTAAATCCTAGTTCTTTAAAGTCACTTATAAAGTCAGGTTCATACCATGCTCCACTAATACATCCTGTCCACAGATCATGATCATTTTGCAATCTTAAAGGAACTTTTTTGTTAGAGACAATATCGCTAATTGCAATTCTTCCATTATCGTTTAAAACTCTTTTTATATTTCTTAGAAGGTTATTTCTAGACTCTGGACTTACCAAGTTTAAAACGCAATTACTTAAAATAATATCAACTGATTTGTCGGCGATTAATGGACTTAAATCTTTATCTAATTCATCAAGTTTTTCAATTGAACCTTCTAGAAATTCTGTATTGTTGAAACCTATATTTTTTGTAACTTCTTTAGAGGCTGATCTAGATAAAGAAAGCATATCAGGATTCTGATCAACTCCAATAACTTTCCCTTCTTTTCCAACAATTTGGGCACAAATAAAAGCATTTTTGCCGCTACCACTTCCAAGATCTAAGACTGTATCGTTTTTTTGAACATATTTTGTTGGATCCCCACATCCATAGTCTCTTTCTATAACCTCTTGAGGAATTGCTTCAAGTAAAACGGGATTAAAACCAACTGGTGTACAAAGACAACTTTCTTTTTCTAGTGCGGCTGAACCATATCTTTCTTGAATCGCATCTTTATGATTGAATTGATTAGATGCTTTATTAGATGTGTTTGTATTACAGCAACTTTCAGACATATTTTTTAAAGGACTTTTGATAAATATAGCCCAAAAAAAAAGCCCTTGAAAAGGGGCTTTTAACTTGTTTAATTAAATTATTTAGTGTAATTAACACCTCTGTAATTTAATTCTGCTTTTTCATTACTTGAAGAAGCGTCAGCCATTCTATTGGTGTATACGTTTCTTCTGTAGGTAAGTTCAACAAGTTGCTTTTTAGCAGCTTCTTTGTTTTGAACGTAGTTTTTACCTCTGTAAGTTAAAGTAGTCATGTTTCGATGTGACAACACGGCCATCCCCCGTTCCATGGTATGACTCGAACTGCGCCCTCAAATGAGGGTGAACGAAAAAGTAGCAATTGCTACCAAATAATTATAAACGTATTTTTAGCTGCATGTCTAGCTTTTACAAATAGAAACGAAGATTTAATGTTTTTTTAATTATTATCTTAGGTAAATTTTTTTATAAATAGTCTCTAAAAAGGTTTATGTTTATATTTGGTTTAATCTTCATGTAACTATTTATTTATGACAGGTTTTTTATATTTCTTGGGAAATACTTTAAGGTGGCCAGTGTTAAAGCCAAAAGAATTTTTTTCACTACATGCTTATTTTTCAATTATTTATTTGATAACTTTTACTTTGAGTAAATATGATGTAAGCCAATCAAATTTAGTTTTTACTTTAGGAATTCTTGCACCTCTTTTAATCGCTATTGGTCAAGGACTTCCAATTGATTGCCTTGATATGGAATCATCTTTGTTGAAAGAATTAAAAGCTAAATAATATATATTTCAGTTAAAAATTTTTATAAAACCTGGACAACTTCGCTTATTTCAGGAATCATTTCTTTTAACTTTCTTTCAATACCCATTTTGAGAGTCATAGTGCTACTTGGGCAACTACCACATGCTCCTTGAAGTCTGACTTTGACAATTGGACCATCTATTTCTGCAATCTCAACATTACCTCCATCAGAAATTAAAAAAGGTCTTAGCTCGTCAAGGACTTTTTCTACATTTTGGTTTGTCAGAGAGAGTGTTTCAGTACTCATAATTTTGGATTAACTTTATAATAAGCCTAGAAAGAAATCTGATTAATTGCAAAAAAGATAATTTTCTGTTGTGACTTCATCTAAAAATCCCACTAATGACAATAGCTACTTTGATGCAGTCTTAGTAGGAGCAGGGATAATGAGTAGTACTTTAGCCCTCATAATTTCAGAAGTTTTACCAGATATAAAATTTCTTATTATAGAAAAATTAAATGCTCCAGGAAGTGAAAGTACTGGTGCTTTTAATAATGCAGGTACAGGACATGCGGCTAATTGCGAATTAAACTATACCCCTTTAGATGAAAAAGGAAATCTAAAAATAGATAAAGCGCTCTCAATAAATCGTTCTTTTGAAACATCCATGTCTTTATGGGCCTCATTGTATGAAGCAGGGAAGATTGATATTAAGAAGTTTCTAAAATTTATTCCTCATATTAGCTTTGTTTCTGGTCAGGATAATATTTCTTTTTTAAAAAAAAGATTTCAGAAAATGAACGAAAATCCTGAATTTATCGATATGGAATTTTCTACATCTTTTGATGAAATTTCATCATGGGCTCCTTTAATAACAAAAGATAGAAATCCATCTACTCAAATTGCTGCTACCAGAATAGGTAGAGGAACTGATATCAATTTTGAGGCTTTAACCAAAGAGTATTTGTCATTAGTTTCTTTAAACAAAAATGTTGAAATTAGATACAAAACAGAATTAGTAGATTTAAAGAAAATTGATAAAAAACATTGGGAACTAGAAATCAGTTCTGAAGGTAGAAAAACTTCAATTAGAACTGGCTACGTTTTTCTTGGTGCTGGTGGAAAAACAATTAATTATTTACAAAAATCAAAAATTCCAGAAGCAAAAAGTTATGGTGGATTTCCTGTTAGTGGGAAATGGCTTATTTGCGAGAAAAAAGATCTAACAGAAAAACATAACTCAAAAGTTTATGGTAAAGCTGATATTGGATCGCCACCAATGTCTGTGCCTCATTTAGACACCAGATGGATTGATAATAAAAAACTTCTTTTATATGGACCTTTTGCTGGATTTACAACGAAATTTCTAAAACAAAGTTCATACTTTGACTTATTTAGTTCAATTAAAAAGAATAATATTTTTTCTATGTTAGACGTTGGTTTTAAGAACAACGATTTAATTAATTACCTAATATCACAATCATTAAAGAACCATAACTCAAGAGTTGAGAATTTAAAGAATATGATGCCATCAGCTAATCCTTCTGATTGGTATTTAAAGAATGCTGGTCAAAGAGTCCAAATAATTAAAAAAACTGAAGGTGGTGGTTCTTTGAAATTTGGAACTGAGATTGTAAATTCATCTGATGGATCATTATCTGCTTTGTTGGGAGCCTCTCCAGGAGCAAGTACTGCGGTTTCAATTATGGTTGAAGTTCTAGAAAAATCTGTTTTATTTTTAAACGATAAGCATAATCTCCAAAAAAAAATAAATGACTTAATTTATCCAGAACTATTAGTCTCTGAAAATTACAGTACCTTCATAAAAGAAATTAAAAAAAGAAATAATTCCATTTTTGGTTTCCATCCATAATTCTAATTAGCTAGTATTAATCAAGATGTAATAAGAGGAGAATTTTCTTTCTATATGACTGATATATCGGTTTCAAAAATTAGGAATTTCTGCATAATCGCTCATATTGACCATGGTAAATCTACCCTTGCAGATAGGTTGCTTCAAGATACTGGTACTGTGCAGCAAAGGGATATGCAAGAACAATTTTTGGACAGTATGGATCTTGAAAGAGAGAGAGGAATTACTATCAAGTTACAGGCCGCTAGAATGAAATATAAAGCTGACGATTCCCAAGAATATGTTTTGAACTTAATAGATACCCCAGGGCATGTTGATTTCTCTTATGAGGTTAGTAGATCTCTTCAAGCTTGCGAAGGCGCCTTACTTGTTGTTGATGCAAGTCAAGGAGTAGAAGCTCAAACCTTGGCTAATGTTTATCTTGCCTTAGAAAATAATCTTGAAATAATTCCTGTTTTAAATAAAGTTGATTTACCAGGGGCTGATGCTGAAAAAATAAAACAAGAAATAGAGGAAATTATCGGACTTGATACATCTAATGCAATAAATTGTTCAGCAAAAACTGGAGTTGGTATTAAAGATATTTTGGAATCAATCGTTAGAAGAGTACCTCCTCCTCAAGATGAAATTAAACTACCTACTAAGGCACTGATTTTTGATTCTTACTATGATCCGTACAGGGGAGTTATAGTTTATTTCAGGGTGATATCCGGGTCTCTTAATAAGAGAGAAAAAATATTATTAATGGCAAGTAAGAAAAATTATGAACTAGATGAGATAGGAATAATGGCGCCTGATCAGCAGCAAGTTGATGAATTACATGCAGGGGAAGTTGGTTATTTAGCTGCTTCTATAAAATCAGTTGCTGATGCGAGAGTGGGAGATACGATTACTCTTTTAAATTCACCTGCCAATGATCCTTTGCCTGGATACAAGACAGCAAATCCTATGGTTTTTTGTGGCTTATTCCCGACTGATGCTGATCAATTCCCAGATTTAAGAGTATCACTCGAAAAATTACAATTATCTGATGCAGCTTTAAAATATGAGCCCGAAACTAGTAGCGCAATGGGCTTCGGATTTAGGTGCGGATTCCTAGGACTTCTTCATATGGAGATTGTTCAAGAAAGATTAGAAAGAGAATATGACTTGGATCTGATAGTAACGGCACCATCAGTTATTTATAAAGTTAATTTAAATCAGCAGGAACATATCTTTATTGATAATCCTTCTACAATTCCTGATCCACAACTTAGAGAATCAATAGAAGAGCCTTATGTGAAAATGGAAATTTATGCTCCCAATGAATTTAATGGAACATTAATGGGTTTATGTCAAGAAAGAAGGGGAGTATTTATAGATATGAAATACATAACAACAGATAGAGTTACCTTGATTTATGAAATTCCATTAGCAGAAGTTGTTACAGATTTCTTTGATCAAATGAAAAGTAGAACCCAAGGTTATGCATCAATGGAATATCATTTGATTGGCTATAGAAAAAATGACCTTGTTAGATTAGATGTTCTAATAAATTCAGAAAGAGCAGATCCATTAACTTCTATTGTTCATAAAGATAAGGCTTATGGAATTGGCAGAAGTTTAGTTGAGAAATTAAAAGAACTTATTCCAAAACAACAATTTAAAATACCTATTCAAGCATCAATCGGTAGCAGGATTATTGCAAGTGAAAGTATCAGTGCTTTGCGAAAAGATGTTTTATCTAAATGTTATGGAGGGGATATTTCTAGGAAAAAGAAACTTTTAAAGAAACAAGCCAAAGGTAAAAAGAGGATGAAGGCAATGGGTAAAGTTGAAGTCCCTCAAGAAGCTTTTATGGCAGTCTTGAAATTAAACCAGTAATTTCTTTTAATTTAAAATTTATAGCTATTTATTTTTAAAAGAATTGGTATATTTCATTTATATCTGTAAAAAAAGATTTTGGATATTAACTCATTTAATCGTGTCGGCGCAAATATCAGAAAAGCTGGATTTTTAATTGTACTTTTTTATCTTCTTGTTGTTTTAATAATGAAATTCTTAGAGGCCAATAATTTTTTTGGCTATTCATTTTCAATGTTAAGCAATGATATCTTTGCCCCTCCTTCTCTTAATCATTTTTGTGGCACAGATAGATTAGGAAGAGATGTTTGCTTAAGAACTTTGCAAGGATCATCATTAGCGATAGAAGTTGTATTCTTAGCTATTCTTTTTTCATTAAGTTTGGGTTTGCCATTGGGATTATTAAGCGGATATTTTGGGGGTTTTTTTGATAAATGCTTATCACTAATAATGGATACTATTTTTTCAATACCTGTAATTTTGCTTTCAGTTGTTGTGGCTTTTGTATTGGGTAAAGGTATCCTTAACGCGGCTTTGGCATTGTGTATTGTTTACTCTCCTCAATATTTTAGATTAATCAGAAATCAGACAATATTGGTTAAATCCGAAACTTATGTGGAGGCAGCTCAAGTTGCAGGAGCTGATGTTAAAAAAATTATTTTTAAATATATTCTCCCAAATGTAATAACACCATTACCTATTCTGCTTACCCTAAATGCTGCAGATGCTGTTTTGGTATTAGGAAGTTTAGGATTTTTAGGCCTTGGTGTTCCTGCAGATGTCCCAGAATGGGGAAGTGATTTAAATCTGGCTCTTGCCGCTTTACCTACAGGTATCTGGTGGACGGCTTTGTTCCCAGGTTTGGCAATGTTTTTTTTAGTTTTAGGTCTTTCTTTTATAGGAGAGGATCTTGAAGAAATTTTTGATAGTCAAAATTCTGAATAAATTTAGTTATCTGTAATAGGATCAAGTTCTCCTAGATCATTCAACTTTGGATATTCTTTAGCTGATTTTTTATACACCTCAGCTAATTCTGGGTAACACCATTCAAAAAGTGTTTTTTGATATTCATCTGTATTTAAACCTTCTCCATTAGCGGGCAATATACCTTTATTTTTTCTTTGGCGAATAGCTTCAAATAATAATATGGAAGCAGCAACTGAAACATTTAGGGATTGAACCATACCTCTCATAGGTATAAAAATTGATTGATCAACCATTGATATAAGTTCATCACTTAGTCCCCATTTTTCTGCACCTAAAACAAAACATGTATTTTGAGAATAATCAAAATTTCTATAATCTACTGATTCACTATTAAGAGTTGTTCCATATAATTTAAAACCCTTATTCTTTAAATCAGATATTGCCTTGATAGTGTTTTTATGATTATTTAGTTTTACCCATTTTTGACTTCCTTGAGCAGTACTATTAAAAGTCTTAACGGCATTCATTTTGCTAATAAAATTTGCTTCGAAAACTCCTGCCGCATCACATGTCCTTAATATCGCAGATAAATTATGTGGTTTATTGACATCCTCAACTAGAACAGTCAAGTTTTTCATTCTGCAATCTAAAACACTTTTGATTCGTTCAAATCTTCTTGGCAAAATTGACATTTATAATTTTTTCACACTTTTAAATTATATTCAAAAAATATTGATTACCTATTAAATCTCTTGGTTTATAATATTTTGGTAGTTTGAATTAACTCAATGGCATACATAGAATGGGACTATACAGTAATAACAAGTATGGTAGAAAAACAAGGGTGGCATTTACCTGAGCGTGAATCGGAGGAATGGAATAAATTTAACGATGAATTAGGAGAAAAAATGAGAGGTGTTGGACTTATTTTTGAAAAATATTGTAAATTTACTCCTGACGTAGGAGAAGGAGTTCATCTTTTAGATGACTGATGATAAATAGTTTTAAACCATTGATGTATCCCTTAATCAATGGCTTATTAATTTATAAGATAATATAATTTCACCAAATTAGAACTCTCAATTATAAAGGCTTTATAAAGCTTGTAACCTATAAAAATTTTTTATTCCACAAAAAAGTTATTTAAATTCTATATTTGTATAAAAATATGAAAAATAAATTAATCTTTTTATTCGATGGTGGCTGTCCACTTTGTTTGAGAGAAACAAATTTTTTAAAAAAAAGAGACATCTTAAATCAAATTGTATTTATAGATATTAATAGTAATGATTATGATCAAAGTCTTTTTAATGACATCTCATATTCAGAAGCCATGTCAAACCTACATGGGATTATGGAAAATGGAGAAATTATTAGGGGACTAGATGTACTTGCATATTCTTATGAATTAGTTGGTTTAGGTTGGGTTTATTACCCCTTGAAGATTAAGCTCTTGTCTCCATTATTGAGACTGGTTTACAGATATTGGGCAAAATATAGACTTCAAATTACAGGTAGATCAGATATTGAAAAACTTTGTACCTCTCAATGTGAACAATAAATATGGAAAGTATCGATATAGACAGAATAATAGAGATGTGTTGGGAAGATAGAACACCCTTTGAAGCTATCAAGTATCAATTTGGTTTGAAAGAGGAAGATGCGATAAAAATTATGCGTCAAAATCTTAAACCCAAATCCTTCAAAGTCTGGAGAAAGAGAGTTTCGGGAAGAAATACAAAACATATGGCGCTTAAAGATTCAACTAGATTTAAATCTACTCATAAAAGAAAATTATAAATTTTGAAAAATCTTTCTACTAAAACTTGTCCTGTTTGCAATAGGCCGTTCGAGTGGCGTAAAAAATGGAAAAACTGTTGGGATGATGTTATCTACTGTTCAAAAAGATGCAGTATTAGGAAGTCGCAAAGATGAAACAAGTATCAATTATTTTCCCGAATCAACTTTTTAGAGAAAGCCCAATCTTAAAAATAAATTGTGAAGTTTTGATTTTGGAAGACTCATTATTTTTTGGAAATGATAAATTTCATAAATTAATTAACCATAAAAACAAGTTAGTTTTTCATAGAGCATCTATGCTCGCTTATAAAAATTATTTAGAAATATCTGGCTTTAAAGTGTTATATATCGAAAACAAGAATAATGTTTCTACAGTTGAGTACTTATCGGAATTTATTAAAAATAAATATCAGAAAATAAATCTCATTGACCCTCATGATTTTTTAATAATGAAGAGGATTAATAATTTTGTTGAAAGTAATAATTTGGCTTTAAATATTTTGCCTTCTCCTATGTTTATGAGCAGTGAAAATTTAAAAGAGTTATTTGAATCAAATACAAAAAAACCTCTTATGGGGAGATTTTATGAAAATCAAAGAAAGAGCCAAAAGATATTAGTTAATTCGGATGACACACCTGAAGGCGGTAAATGGAGTTTCGATGAGATGAATAGAAAAAAATTACCCAAAAAAATCAGCATCCCTAATACGCCTAAATTACCAAAAAATAAATTTGTAATTCATGCCGAAAAGGTATTGGCCAATTTAGATGTTGATTTTATTGGAGAAAGTAATAACTTTTTATATCCAACTAATTTTGATGAGGCAGATCAATGGTTAAATGATTTTTTTATACATAAATTTTTCTTGTTTGGAGATTATGAAGATGCTATTTCTAAAGAAAATTCTTTTTTATGGCATAGTTTACTTTCTCCTCTTTTAAATAGTGGCTTACTAACGCCAAATGAAGTAGTAAATAAAGCATTACTTTTTGCCAAAAATAATAATGTTCCAATTAACTCTTTAGAGGGTTTTATTCGTCAAATTATTGGATGGAGAGAATTTATTTGCCTTGTTTATAAGAAGTATGGAACAAAAATGCGAAATAGTAATTTCTGGAATTTTGAAGATAAGCCAATTCCAAAATCTTTTTATCAAGGAAATACAGGAATTGAACCAGTAGACGTTGTTATAAAAAATATTATTAAATTTGGTTATTGTCATCATATTGAGCGGCTAATGATTTTGGGCAACTTTATGCTTCTATGTAGAATTCACCCCAACCAAGTTTATAAATGGTTTATGGAAATGTTTATTGATTCCTATGATTGGGTTATGGTCCCAAATGTTTACGGAATGAGTCAGTTTAGTGATGGAGGAATCTTTTCAACAAAGCCATATATATCAAGTTCTAATTATGTAAAAAAAATGTCTAATTTTAAAAGTGGCCCATGGTGTGAAATATGGGATGGCTTATTTTGGAAATTTATTAAAGATAATGAAAGCTTTTTTAGAAAGCAATATCGTCTGGCAATGTTAACGAAAAACCTTGATAAAATGTCAGAGGAAAAATTAAATAATCACTTAAAAACGGCCGATAGATTTTTAAGAGATATTCGATAAATCAAAAGTAATAACCTACATTTGTTTTTGAAAAATTAAAATAATATTATATTATTACGAAATATTACAGATCAATGTTAGTTTAAATAAAACAAAATACTCCTAATGGAAATTGGATCACTTTTTTTGAAAAGTACTTTGACTGGTATTATCACTTTTCCCGAATTAGATTGGATAACTACCCATCAATCTGATTTCACAAGGTTAGAGGAATCTGTAGCTATTAAGTTAGGTAGAATGCTTGATTCAGGTTCTATAAATATAGGTTGCCGTTTAAATTCGTGATTAATTTTTTATTTTATTAATGAAGTATCAAAAAGAGAAAAAATTATTTTTTCGCGAAAGAATTCATTCTTTAAATATCTTTCTTTTTTTAGGATTTAATCTAACACTCATTTCTACATTAGGTTTTATTTTGTTAAATTCTTCAATTGAAAAAGTAGTTTAAATTTTTTGTATATTAAAGTTATCTTTAAAAACAAATTATATTTTGAGTATTGGATATTTACAAAGAAAAGCAGCTTGGGAAATTTTATTAAAAGTAAGTTCTGGTGATTTTTGCGATCATGCCCTTGAAAAGGTCTTAAACAATTATCAATTTAATCCGCTTGATATTGCTTTTATTACTGAATTATCTTTTGGATGTATAAGGTATAGAAAATTTCTTGATCTTTGGATGGATCATACATCAAAAATTACTCATAAAAAGCAGCCTCCAAAGTTAAGATGGCTTCTACATATAGGTTTATATCAACTATTGAAAATGGATAAAATTCCATTTCCTGCTGCTATTTCTACCACTGTAGAAGTAGCTAAAAAAACAGATTTAAATGGTTTAGCCGGAACTTTAAATGCGATATTGAGAAATGCATCAAGAAAATTAGAACAAAAAATTTTTCCGGAATTATCTTCTGATAGAAAAGAAAGAATTTCATATCTTGAATCATTTCCATTATGGCTTGTGAAGGATCTTTATAAATGGGTCGGCAATAGCGAGGGTGAAAATATCATTAAGGCATTTAATAAAAAACCATCAATTGATTTAAGAATTAACCAATTAAAAATTAATTTAGATGAATTTATGGAATTACTTCATGAAAATAAAATTGATGCTGAAATTATTAAAGATTTACATAATGGAATTACTTTAATATCTAATCCAAGATCTATAAAAAATTTACCAGGATATACTGATGGATTTTGGACAATTCAAGATAGATCTTCTCAGTGGATAGCACCTCTCTTAAATCCACAAGAAGGTGAAAAGATTTTAGATGCTTGTGCAGCGCCGGGAAGTAAGTCTACCCACCTAGCAGAATTAACAAATGATAGTGCTGAAATCATTGCCGTAGATAGATCAGCAAAAAGATTGAAAATACTGCAATCAAATTTAGAAAGGTTAAATTTGAAATCTGTTAATACCCTTAAGGCTGATGC from Prochlorococcus marinus XMU1402 includes the following:
- a CDS encoding aminotransferase class V-fold PLP-dependent enzyme — protein: MRNNLRDQIPALKNKYYFNYGGQGPLPKSSLEAIVKTWEIIQDLGPFTNDMWPFIYKEIFTTKRIIAQKLGVNSKNVALTENISSGMILPFWGIKVEEGEELLISDCEHPGVVAASREFCRRNKLIFKILPIQKLKNLNDENIILEILKHLNSKTKILIISHILWNFGYKIPLKQISIELKNNRADSYLLVDGAQTFGHINIEKEVFYSDLYSITSHKWACGPEGLGAIYVSDRFIHETDPTIIGWKSLKKEQGIYEPSDNLFHDDARKFEVATSCIPLLAGLRNSIDLLDKDCHEKEKSEHIKRLSKKLWDELNQLKGVELVLEKKYLNGIVSFNIENIKDKDKFVNKLGEKKIWIRVLEDPKWFRACVHQMTTKAEINLLSEEIKKLPGYF
- a CDS encoding methyltransferase domain-containing protein yields the protein MSESCCNTNTSNKASNQFNHKDAIQERYGSAALEKESCLCTPVGFNPVLLEAIPQEVIERDYGCGDPTKYVQKNDTVLDLGSGSGKNAFICAQIVGKEGKVIGVDQNPDMLSLSRSASKEVTKNIGFNNTEFLEGSIEKLDELDKDLSPLIADKSVDIILSNCVLNLVSPESRNNLLRNIKRVLNDNGRIAISDIVSNKKVPLRLQNDHDLWTGCISGAWYEPDFISDFKELGFKNLEFAERSAEPWKVIEDIEFRTVTLVGNI
- a CDS encoding DUF4278 domain-containing protein — protein: MTTLTYRGKNYVQNKEAAKKQLVELTYRRNVYTNRMADASSSNEKAELNYRGVNYTK
- a CDS encoding NifU family protein, whose protein sequence is MSTETLSLTNQNVEKVLDELRPFLISDGGNVEIAEIDGPIVKVRLQGACGSCPSSTMTLKMGIERKLKEMIPEISEVVQVL
- a CDS encoding malate:quinone oxidoreductase, whose product is MTSSKNPTNDNSYFDAVLVGAGIMSSTLALIISEVLPDIKFLIIEKLNAPGSESTGAFNNAGTGHAANCELNYTPLDEKGNLKIDKALSINRSFETSMSLWASLYEAGKIDIKKFLKFIPHISFVSGQDNISFLKKRFQKMNENPEFIDMEFSTSFDEISSWAPLITKDRNPSTQIAATRIGRGTDINFEALTKEYLSLVSLNKNVEIRYKTELVDLKKIDKKHWELEISSEGRKTSIRTGYVFLGAGGKTINYLQKSKIPEAKSYGGFPVSGKWLICEKKDLTEKHNSKVYGKADIGSPPMSVPHLDTRWIDNKKLLLYGPFAGFTTKFLKQSSYFDLFSSIKKNNIFSMLDVGFKNNDLINYLISQSLKNHNSRVENLKNMMPSANPSDWYLKNAGQRVQIIKKTEGGGSLKFGTEIVNSSDGSLSALLGASPGASTAVSIMVEVLEKSVLFLNDKHNLQKKINDLIYPELLVSENYSTFIKEIKKRNNSIFGFHP
- the lepA gene encoding translation elongation factor 4; this encodes MTDISVSKIRNFCIIAHIDHGKSTLADRLLQDTGTVQQRDMQEQFLDSMDLERERGITIKLQAARMKYKADDSQEYVLNLIDTPGHVDFSYEVSRSLQACEGALLVVDASQGVEAQTLANVYLALENNLEIIPVLNKVDLPGADAEKIKQEIEEIIGLDTSNAINCSAKTGVGIKDILESIVRRVPPPQDEIKLPTKALIFDSYYDPYRGVIVYFRVISGSLNKREKILLMASKKNYELDEIGIMAPDQQQVDELHAGEVGYLAASIKSVADARVGDTITLLNSPANDPLPGYKTANPMVFCGLFPTDADQFPDLRVSLEKLQLSDAALKYEPETSSAMGFGFRCGFLGLLHMEIVQERLEREYDLDLIVTAPSVIYKVNLNQQEHIFIDNPSTIPDPQLRESIEEPYVKMEIYAPNEFNGTLMGLCQERRGVFIDMKYITTDRVTLIYEIPLAEVVTDFFDQMKSRTQGYASMEYHLIGYRKNDLVRLDVLINSERADPLTSIVHKDKAYGIGRSLVEKLKELIPKQQFKIPIQASIGSRIIASESISALRKDVLSKCYGGDISRKKKLLKKQAKGKKRMKAMGKVEVPQEAFMAVLKLNQ
- a CDS encoding ABC transporter permease is translated as MKFLEANNFFGYSFSMLSNDIFAPPSLNHFCGTDRLGRDVCLRTLQGSSLAIEVVFLAILFSLSLGLPLGLLSGYFGGFFDKCLSLIMDTIFSIPVILLSVVVAFVLGKGILNAALALCIVYSPQYFRLIRNQTILVKSETYVEAAQVAGADVKKIIFKYILPNVITPLPILLTLNAADAVLVLGSLGFLGLGVPADVPEWGSDLNLALAALPTGIWWTALFPGLAMFFLVLGLSFIGEDLEEIFDSQNSE
- the trmH gene encoding tRNA (guanosine(18)-2'-O)-methyltransferase TrmH; protein product: MSILPRRFERIKSVLDCRMKNLTVLVEDVNKPHNLSAILRTCDAAGVFEANFISKMNAVKTFNSTAQGSQKWVKLNNHKNTIKAISDLKNKGFKLYGTTLNSESVDYRNFDYSQNTCFVLGAEKWGLSDELISMVDQSIFIPMRGMVQSLNVSVAASILLFEAIRQRKNKGILPANGEGLNTDEYQKTLFEWCYPELAEVYKKSAKEYPKLNDLGELDPITDN
- a CDS encoding thiol-disulfide oxidoreductase DCC family protein, whose product is MKNKLIFLFDGGCPLCLRETNFLKKRDILNQIVFIDINSNDYDQSLFNDISYSEAMSNLHGIMENGEIIRGLDVLAYSYELVGLGWVYYPLKIKLLSPLLRLVYRYWAKYRLQITGRSDIEKLCTSQCEQ
- a CDS encoding TIGR03643 family protein translates to MESIDIDRIIEMCWEDRTPFEAIKYQFGLKEEDAIKIMRQNLKPKSFKVWRKRVSGRNTKHMALKDSTRFKSTHKRKL
- a CDS encoding DUF2256 domain-containing protein, whose protein sequence is MKNLSTKTCPVCNRPFEWRKKWKNCWDDVIYCSKRCSIRKSQR
- a CDS encoding cryptochrome/photolyase family protein, translating into MKQVSIIFPNQLFRESPILKINCEVLILEDSLFFGNDKFHKLINHKNKLVFHRASMLAYKNYLEISGFKVLYIENKNNVSTVEYLSEFIKNKYQKINLIDPHDFLIMKRINNFVESNNLALNILPSPMFMSSENLKELFESNTKKPLMGRFYENQRKSQKILVNSDDTPEGGKWSFDEMNRKKLPKKISIPNTPKLPKNKFVIHAEKVLANLDVDFIGESNNFLYPTNFDEADQWLNDFFIHKFFLFGDYEDAISKENSFLWHSLLSPLLNSGLLTPNEVVNKALLFAKNNNVPINSLEGFIRQIIGWREFICLVYKKYGTKMRNSNFWNFEDKPIPKSFYQGNTGIEPVDVVIKNIIKFGYCHHIERLMILGNFMLLCRIHPNQVYKWFMEMFIDSYDWVMVPNVYGMSQFSDGGIFSTKPYISSSNYVKKMSNFKSGPWCEIWDGLFWKFIKDNESFFRKQYRLAMLTKNLDKMSEEKLNNHLKTADRFLRDIR